The genome window TTTGATATATAAAAAGCCCTGTAAGAACTATAACAATAGTAAATAATATACTTAAAGCACTTAAAGCAAGCTTTGTTTTATACCAAGGCACGAATTTTGTTTTATTAGATATTTTCTTTAGTTTTTCTAATAACTCGGTTGCTGATTGGATGCGCTTGTCTTTTTCTTTTTCTAAACAAGATAAAACTAGTTTTCTTAAATCTTCAGGTATGCTTTCAGGTAAAGTTGGGGTGTGTGTAAGGATGGCTGTCATAACTTCAGACATAGAATTTCCTGGAAATGGTTTAAGACCTGTTAGCATTTCATAAAGCATTGAACCAAATGAGAATATATCTGAGCGAGCATCTATTCTATCGCCTTTTATTTGCTCAGGAGACATATAAGGAATTGTTCCCATTATTGCTCCTGGTTTTGTATTTACATCATTAGAGGTTTGGCTATTAAAGTCATTTATTAAGCTTGCAGGGGTAGATATTCTTTTTATTGTATCAATGGAACTGTTATTTAGTCTGGTAGAGTTAGTTTTTGCTGGTATTACCTCAAAATTCTGGCTGTCTGATAGGGTATCTGAATTATTGTTATTTGGTTCTTGGGAAGATTCTAAACGCGCTAGACCAAAGTCTAAAATCTTAACTACTTTTGTTGAAGTAATAAATATATTTTCTGGTTTTAAGTCTCGATGAATGATGCCTTTAGAGTGAGCAGCAGAGAGTCCTTCAGCTATTGAAGATGCAATTTTTACAACTTCTGACCAGTGCATTCCAGATACTCCAATACTAGCGCGTAATATTTCGCCTTCTAGTAACTCCATAACAGCATATGAAATATCTGCATCAGTGTTAAAGTCATGAAGAGTTAAAATGTTAGGGTGAGAAAGAGATGCTAAAGCCTGTGCTTCACGATGAAATCTAGCCAAAGAGTCATTTTCAGACATTCCTTCAGGTAGCACTTTTATTGCAACCTCACGCCCAAGACGTATATCTTTGGCTCGGTAAACTTCTCCCATTCCTCCTTGTCCAAGTTTTTCCTCAATTCTATATTTTTCTTCAAGGACTCGCCCAATTAATCTATTTGATACTTTTTGGGTTTCTTTGCTTTTAGCTTCTTGCTCTTTATTTTGATTTTCTGGAGTAAGATTTTGGGATGAAGGGGAGAAAAAAAAGCTATTTAAGTCTTTATTATCTTTAATGAAAAATTCAACTTCTTGTTTTAATAAGTCATCACCTTTGCAAAACTCATCTAAAAAAGTCTTTCTTTCACTAGGTAATTTTTCTAGTGCGATTTCTAGTATTTTATTTATTTTTTCTAGATTTTCTAATCTCATTTCTAACTCTAACCAATAGCTAATGATTTAATAGCTGAAATGCAACATATAGAATAGCTTAAATATGTTTAATAAAAACTAAAAAATTGATTTTAGATTTATATATTTTAAAAGAAACGCCAACACCCTACGCTAACACTTAGGTTAAAGTTCATTTTTAAGTTGTATAAATTATGCTGATTGTTTGGAGTCTAACTAATTAACTTAGAAATCAAGGTCAAAAGTTTGTATTGATAAAATTTTAAGGAAAAACTAACTAGACTTAAATTGTTTGCTAAAGTTAAAATAGTGCGACTTTTAAGGATGGGTTAACTTATTTTATGGCAGTGCGCCGATTAAAGCTTTTAGATGCAGAAATTGTTGAGTGTGAAGAAGGAGGCCAACAGGCTGCTGTAAAACTGCGTTTTCAGGAAGAAAATTTTATTGGTATAGAAAAATTTGATGAAACAGATGAACAAACGCAAATTAACTCTATTGCTAAAGCTACACTAAATGCAATGCAACAAGCTTTGCCTGTAGCTATAGATGTTTACTTGCGTAAAAGTATGAAAATGACTCCAGCTTTTCTTTCAGAACTCCTTTTAGTTGTAATAGTAGATATGTATGTTGATTGTCGTAAGCTAGAACTTACAGGTTGTTGTGTTTGTGTTGAAAAAGACCTACATTATGGAATTGCACGAGCAACTTTAGATTCTACTAACCGCATTGTTGATCACTTACTTGCAAGACAACGCACCAAACCTAAAATCACGCGTTAATTTAACAGACAACCCAACCTTTTTAACTAATAACTGTTCAAATAAATAGTTCAATTATGAACACTATGTTAAACTCTACGGCACTTTTTTAATTAGGTTAGGCTATGTTTCGTCTTATTGATCGATATATTATTAAAGAAATACTACCTTATTTTTTCTTAAGCTTGTTATTATTAACAGCAATTATTTTTTTACATGAAGCAAATAGATTTTCTGCCTTATTTATTGTTTTTTCCCGCCGGGGCTTAAGTAGTTGGCCGTTAATTCAATTAGTCGTTTCTTTACTACCTAGTATTTTTGTTTTTACCTTACCTATTTCACTTTTATTAGGAATTTTAATGGGATTAGGTAGAATGGCTAGCGATAGCGAATTAGTTGTTTTGCGTGCTTGTGGAATTGGACGCTGGCGGTTTTTGTTGCCTGTATTAATGCTAGCTTTATTTGTAAGTCTTTTTACAGGTTATAACACCTCTTATATGCTTCCTCAAGCTATGAAATCGCTAAATGCACTTAAACAAGCTAGATCTCAACTAGTATTACAAGGCTTAGCAGATCAAATAAAACCAGGTGTTTTTGAGGAAAATGTTCCAGGAAAATTAATCTTTATCCGAGATATTGACCGTGAAACAGGCGTTTGGAAGCAGGTTTTTGTTGCTATTCAAGATGATCCTGCTATTGAACCTAAAATTTTAGCTGCTCGTGAAGGACAACTACAAATTGGAACTAGCCTAGAATTTTCTGAACTTCAACTTAATGATGGTTATATTTATGAAGGCTATCAACTTAAACGTAAAGAACAAGAAAAGGCCGCTACTTATTCTTTTGATAATACTTCTTTAAGACTAGATTTATCTGGAAAAGATAATGGTCAGTCCGATAATGCTAATGAAAAGGATAAAAAGAATGAAAAAGATGAAGTAGCACGTGATGATGTTAGCTTAATAAATGAAGGGCCAGAATCGCAAACTTTGCCAGAACTTTTTCGCTCTCCTATTCCAACAGAAAGAAAGCAGCAATTATTACTAGAAGTTGAAAAACATAAACGCTTTGCTTTACCTATAGCTTGTCTAGTTTTTGCTTTAACGGGTGTTGCTTTAGGAATGGTGGTTTCTAGGGGTGGACGATCTTCAGGTTTAATGATTGGTATTGGGATAACACTACTTTATTATCTACTATTTATTTTAGGAGAAGATGTTTCTAGGCAAGGGGTTTTACCCGCTTTTGTTGGGGTTTGGCTAGCAAATATTATTACTAGCCTTTTTGGGATTTTAATGTTGTTTCGCTATCAATGGTTAAGAGATAAAATAGCAGCAATTTTGGAAAGATTTTATCCATTTCTATTAGCTCTAGAGAAGCTTTTTCAAGGAGAAACTAGCCGCACTAACAAAAATCGAGTTACTTTTGGTTTTCCTCGAATTATTGACCGAATGATTTTAATAGATATGCTTCGGCACTTTTTAATTGTTGTACTTGGGTTAACAAGTGTTTTTCTAGTCTTTACCTTATTTGAGTTAACTAATAGTATAGTAGAAAACCGTATATCATTTTTTACTGTAATTAACTATTTATTTTTTCTTTTGCCACAAATATTTCATTATGCTACGCCTTTTGCTGTGTTAGTTGCAGTGCTAGTAACATTTGGGTTATTTGGCAAAACTAGTCAATTAGTTGCGCTTAATGCTAGTGGGCAAAGCCTTTATAGACTTGCTCTACCTGTACTTTTATATTCAATTATTGCAGGTGGTTTTTTAATGGCATCACAAGAATATGTGTTGCCTTTTGCTAATCGTCGTCAAGAATATTTACGCTATGTGATTAAGGGAGGCAAACTTCCTGCACAAACTTTTTACCAAAACCGTCGGAAATGGTTTTTGGGAGAAGACAATAGGCTAATACACTTTCAGTATTTTGATACTAAAGAAAACCGTTTTGCAGGACTTTCAATTTATGAGCTAAATCCAGAAAATGGTAGCTTGCTAAGACGAATTTCTACAAAAGAAGCAGCCTGGGATGCAACAACTAAAGAATGGATCTTATATGGTGGATTTATTAGAACTTTTGATGGGGGACAAATCAAAACAGCAGAAAGAATTAGAGAAATGCGAATTACTCTAGCCGAAACTCCAGAGTATTTTAAGCAGCAAATCCCAGAATCTAGCAAAATGAACATTGAGCAACTTTTAAGACAAATTAAAGAGCTTGGCGATAGTGGAATTGATGTTTTAAGTCTACAAATAGCTTTATATGCTAAAATTGCTAGTCCTTTAACTTGTTTAGTTATGGCACTTATGGGAATACCTTTTGCGTTTACAATTGGTAAGCGAGGTGCGTTAGCAGGAGTTGGAGTAAGTATTTTTATTGCTATTACTTTTTGGGGATCGCTTGAACTATTTAATCAACTAGGAAGCTATGAGTTACTACCCCCAATGCTAGCTGCTTGGGGGCCTAATCTGCTCTTTGCTGCTAGCGGATTATACTTGCTATTTACTACTAAAACCTAGGGTTTCTAAAATCCTAGGTTATTTAGGTTGGATGGAATAGTCACAAACACAATCAGCTAAGTAAGTTGGCCCTTCTGGGCCATAGCAACATCCTTTAGAACAAGCTTCTAAAATACCACCACAATCTTCACAATAATAAAAAGTTTCCCCACATTGAGGGCAAATGTCGGTTGTTGATAATGTTGCCATTGCTACCTCCACTGGCAATTTACTCCCCTAAAATTTATTTGGCAAGAGTTAATTATTGTTTTTTATTTTGATCTGTTGGAACTAAATAATGTTTAATTGCCATTTTAGCTAGCTTCCAGACTTTTTCCCAAGAAATTTTTCCATCTTCACCTTTTACTAATTTTCCTAACAATTTATCTCGTAAATTTTTTCCTTCTTGCTTAAGCATAAACTCTTTAGCATAAGGCTTAACGGTATCAAAAAAGCTAAAATTAGGATCAACTAAAATACCTATACCTTCTAAGGTTGTAAGCGCACGCATAACAAAAGTAAAGTGAGGAGGAATTGTTATAGGTAGTTGATAAATTGTTTCTGAAACAGCATAGGTTAATTCTTGGAATTTTAATTGTCCAATTTTCATTCCAACATAATGGGAAAAAACTTCTTCAATATGTTCTCTAAACTCTTCTGGATCAAAGCCTTCTTTTAAGAATTTAAGCTCAATTAGGTCTTCAACAATGCCGTGAACATCTCTTTCTACAATATGAAAGAAGGCATCTACTAGCTTAGACTGCATTTCTGGGGTTAAGCGTCCAACCATACCAAAATCAAAAAACGCTAGTCGTCCATCGGCCATTAAGCGTAAATTTCCTGGGTGTGGATCAGCATGAAAAAAGCCGTCTTCTAGTAATTGTTTTAAGTAAGTTCTAGAAATTAATTTTACTACTTCTAATGGTTCAACTTGTTGGGCTTTAATGGCGTGGGTGTCATTAACTTTTGTGCCATCAATAAATTCTTCTACAATAACTCGACGTGAGCTAAGTTCTTGATAAATTTCTGGGACGTAGATTTCCGGCCATTTAGCAAAGTTTTTACGAAAGACTTCGGCATTTTCTACTTCCTTAAAATAGTCCATTTCTTCAAAAAGGATTTCTGCAAACTCATCAATAATTCTAAGCCATTCAATACCAAAAGTTAGATGAGGGTGTTTAGCTTCCAAATAACGTACAGTTTGACGAAGTATAGCTAAATCTAAATTAACTATTTCTGCAAGGTTAGGACGTTGGACTTTAACAGCTACTTTTTCACCTGTTTTTAAGCGGGCGCGGTAGACTTGACCAAGGCTAGCTGCTGCTAAGGGTTCGTCATCAATGCTAGCAAAAATTTTTTCAGGATGTGCGCCTAATTCTTGCTCAATAATTGACCATGCTATTGGCTGTGGAAATGATGGAACTTGGTCTTGAAGGCGAGTTAACTCTTTTGTGTACTCTAAAGGTACAATATCGGGGCGGGTAGAAAGGGTTTGTCCAATTTTAATAAATGTTGGGCCAAAGCTAGCTAGTTTATCTGTTAACCAAGCGGCACGTTTTTTTTGTAGTTCTTCTAATGCAAGGTTGCGATTAGGATAAAAACGCTTTGCTAGGAAAAATACCAGTTTTTGCCAAAATCCTTCTATGTCTTTTTTTTCTTGACGGACTAAATTATCTAAATAAAGGCAAGTAGCAAAAATAAAAAAGAAATAAGCTAGTTGAAAAGTACGTAGCCAACCATCCCTACCATAATCACGAATAGTAGTATCAGGTAAATATTGTGCAGGAGGGGTAAGTGTTAAATTAGGTTCTTTTT of Blastocatellia bacterium contains these proteins:
- a CDS encoding AarF/ABC1/UbiB kinase family protein, which codes for MATSPRQLPAAQQNLEKLAPTTISPNNSNNLEKEPNLTLTPPAQYLPDTTIRDYGRDGWLRTFQLAYFFFIFATCLYLDNLVRQEKKDIEGFWQKLVFFLAKRFYPNRNLALEELQKKRAAWLTDKLASFGPTFIKIGQTLSTRPDIVPLEYTKELTRLQDQVPSFPQPIAWSIIEQELGAHPEKIFASIDDEPLAAASLGQVYRARLKTGEKVAVKVQRPNLAEIVNLDLAILRQTVRYLEAKHPHLTFGIEWLRIIDEFAEILFEEMDYFKEVENAEVFRKNFAKWPEIYVPEIYQELSSRRVIVEEFIDGTKVNDTHAIKAQQVEPLEVVKLISRTYLKQLLEDGFFHADPHPGNLRLMADGRLAFFDFGMVGRLTPEMQSKLVDAFFHIVERDVHGIVEDLIELKFLKEGFDPEEFREHIEEVFSHYVGMKIGQLKFQELTYAVSETIYQLPITIPPHFTFVMRALTTLEGIGILVDPNFSFFDTVKPYAKEFMLKQEGKNLRDKLLGKLVKGEDGKISWEKVWKLAKMAIKHYLVPTDQNKKQ
- the lptF gene encoding LPS export ABC transporter permease LptF — its product is MFRLIDRYIIKEILPYFFLSLLLLTAIIFLHEANRFSALFIVFSRRGLSSWPLIQLVVSLLPSIFVFTLPISLLLGILMGLGRMASDSELVVLRACGIGRWRFLLPVLMLALFVSLFTGYNTSYMLPQAMKSLNALKQARSQLVLQGLADQIKPGVFEENVPGKLIFIRDIDRETGVWKQVFVAIQDDPAIEPKILAAREGQLQIGTSLEFSELQLNDGYIYEGYQLKRKEQEKAATYSFDNTSLRLDLSGKDNGQSDNANEKDKKNEKDEVARDDVSLINEGPESQTLPELFRSPIPTERKQQLLLEVEKHKRFALPIACLVFALTGVALGMVVSRGGRSSGLMIGIGITLLYYLLFILGEDVSRQGVLPAFVGVWLANIITSLFGILMLFRYQWLRDKIAAILERFYPFLLALEKLFQGETSRTNKNRVTFGFPRIIDRMILIDMLRHFLIVVLGLTSVFLVFTLFELTNSIVENRISFFTVINYLFFLLPQIFHYATPFAVLVAVLVTFGLFGKTSQLVALNASGQSLYRLALPVLLYSIIAGGFLMASQEYVLPFANRRQEYLRYVIKGGKLPAQTFYQNRRKWFLGEDNRLIHFQYFDTKENRFAGLSIYELNPENGSLLRRISTKEAAWDATTKEWILYGGFIRTFDGGQIKTAERIREMRITLAETPEYFKQQIPESSKMNIEQLLRQIKELGDSGIDVLSLQIALYAKIASPLTCLVMALMGIPFAFTIGKRGALAGVGVSIFIAITFWGSLELFNQLGSYELLPPMLAAWGPNLLFAASGLYLLFTTKT